The genome window TTCATTTCCGGGCTGACGCCATGCAAATCGGCGTGTCGTTGCCATTGCGCAGTGGCCGCCCTCACCCTTTCAATGCATGCCTTGGCCGTCTTTCGAGAAACCCCAGTGGCGTCCGCCACCGCCAGGATGTCTTTCTCGCCCGGTGCCCTCCCTTCCTGGCCGACCGCCAGGGCGTGCTCCCCGCCAGGCCCCGAGGAAAAGACCACGTCGTATGCCGGCGACACGGACCATTCACCGGCTTCGTTCATGAGAAAGCTGTGATTGCGGGGATGATCGTCCCGGTTATGGGCGAACACGTTGAAAACCATGCGGGTAAAGACCTGTTCCACCTCGTTCTGCCGGCGGGTCAGGAACCTGGTGGCCTTGAGCAGTTCCACATAGCCCACGCTGGGAATCCGGTTGTCGGCGTCCAGCAGGCCGCTCAACGAGAGCATGTGCACCCTCGCTCCGCCTGGGCCGCGGTCGAATCGCTTCATGCCGAAGTAGCCGGGGCCGCGTTCGGACGGGAACAAGGCGGTCTCGGGCATGACCACCCCGGCCTCCCTGGCCATGTCCGCATAGGCCTGCTCCATGGCGCCCATGTCCGGCGGATCCTCGCGCGCACCGAACTTGACCAGCCAATGTTCGTAGCCTTCCGGCAGATCCTCCTCGCCATGCACCAGGCGCCCGCCATCGGGAGACCGGCCCAGCAAGGCCTTGGGGCGCGCGCCGCCGGGCGATCCTCCGACCCGCAACAGATGGTCGATGACCACGTGGGTGTCGTCCTCCAGGACCAGCCGCGCATCCAAGGCCAGCTGGTCCAAGTCCAGGGCGTTGCCCTCGGGGGGCTGCCCCAGGGCGGAATGCTCGGGATGGTAGACCAAGGCCCCCATGCCACGATCTGCGACCCAGGCCAGCCGATCCAGCGGCGTCAGATCGGCTGGCTGGATACCGGCCTCGCGGAGCTTGCGGTCCATGAGCAACCGCCCCCAGCCATCGGGCAGGCTGTCGTTGAACACCCCGTGCAGCCCCTCGAACAGACGCTCGGGCCCGGGGATGACGCTTGTTCCTGGCGCGGGTTGCAGCTTGAACGGCGAGGGGTTCAATTTCTCAACCGGGAACGCCTTGTCGAATTCGAACAGGATTCGCCGATCGATCCACGCAAGCCGCCCGACCGGGACCTCGCCGGCCCCAAAACGAATCCCTACAGTCAACGTGCGGATCGGAGTGAACTTCCCTCGGCTCATTTTTTGCGGCCCCTCTTCCTGGATGTGGAGGTATTGAGCGCCTCGTCCAGCGTGGTGTAGACTTGCGGCTTGAACAGGGCGGCGAAGCCGTCCTCGGCCTTCAACGCCAGGGCTACCCTGGCCACCAGCTCCAACGAGGCCGCTCCCGAAGACTCGAATCGCCGCAAACTGCCGAGGCTCACCCCTGCGCGCTCGGCAAGGCCTGCCTGGCTCAAATTGGCGGCCAACCGCGCAGATCTAGCCCGGATGGCCAGGTCGTGGCAGATATCCGCAGGAGAAAGAAAATTATTATTCATATGTTATCCCCAAACATCGTTTCAGATTGTTTGAAGATAACATATTAGCCAGTATACGAAAAAAGACAAGGGCTTTTGAGCCTCTATTTCAGCCCCCGAAGGAGTTGTATGCGCGGCCGGTGGAAGGACTTTACGGCGAACGTCCGCCTGCGGCGGGAATGATCCTTGGCTAGGACACCCGAGCGTTATTTTGCCGGAGTCTTTGTCCCGGGATGGGCCTTGACCAGTAGAGCAACGATGTGTATAAACATCCTTAAACAAATTAAGGATGCGCATATGCAGCCCAAAGAACAGCCTGCGGCTCAAGAGGCCGTCGCCAGGAAAATACGGAGCCAGCCCCCACTGGCTGTCCGGCAGTCCATTCGCCGTTTTGGCCAGGATCTGCGGCTTGCGCGCTTGAGGCGGCGTCTCCCCGTGGAACTCGTCGCGGCCAGGGCGCGCATCCATAGAACCACGCTGACGAAAGTCGAGAAGGGCGACCCGAGTGTGGCCATCGGCACCTACGCCTCCGTTCTTTTCGCGTTGGGGCTGGGTACGCCTTTGGCCTCACTGGTCGAAAGCCGGGAAGATCAGGCAGGTCTGTTGCTCGAAGAGGAGCGCCTGCCGCGTCGCATCCGGCGGCCCAAGGCAAAGGGAGGGGGCGCATGAGCCGCGAAATCCTCGTGTTCATCAACCTGGCGGGGGTCGACCATCGGGTGGGCACGCTTTGGGCTCATGCGGGAAAAGGCCGTGAGAGCGCAACGTTCGAATATGCGGCCGACTGGCGGGCGTCGCCGTTGCGCTTCTCGCTCGATCCGGCGCTGGCTGTGGGCGAGGGACAGTTTCAGACGCCGGCCGGCCGGGCCCTGTTCGGGGCCATCGGCGACTCGGCGCCGGACACCTGGGGCCGAGCTCTTTTGCGGCGCAGGGAGAATCACTTGGCCAAGGCGGAAAAACGCGCCGCGCGGGCGCTGCTGGAGGTGGATTTCCTGCTTCTCGTTGACGATGCCTTGCGCGGTGGAGCCTTGAGGTTCAAGGAGAAAGCGGACGGCGCATTTTCAGCTCACGGCGGCCAGGTTCCGCCTTTGCTGCGGCTGGGGGATATGCTGGCCGCCTCCGACAGGGTCGTCGCCGAGCAGGAAACCTCCGAGGATCTTCGTTTGCTGTTGGAGCCGGGCGCTTCCCTGGGCGGCGCCCGTCCCAAGGCATCGGTCCTGGATGCCGAAGGCAGGCTCCATATCGCCAAGTTTCCGAAAAGCGGCGATCCCTATGACGTGCCACGCTGGGAGGAGGTGGTTTTGCGCCTGGCCGAAAACGCCGGCATCCGTGTGGCGAAGCATCGCCTGGAGAACGTCGCGGGGCGTCATGTGCTGCTGGTCCAGCGTTTTGATCGCGACGATGCCGGGAACAGGATCCCCTACCTCTCGGCCATGAGCATGCTGGGGGCCGAGGACGGCCAGTCGAGAAGCTACTTCGAAATCGTCGAAAGCCTCTATGAATACGGCGCGGAGCCTGAGCGGGATACTTCCGAACTCTGGCGGCGCATGGTCTTCAACATCCTCGTCTCGAACGTGGATGATCATCTCCGCAATCATGGATTCCTCCATGTGGGCGCCGAGGGATGGGAACTGGCTCCCGCTTTCGACCTGGAGATCACCCCCGCGGACATCAAGAATCCGGTCAACCACCAGACATCCATCCTGCCGGGCGCCGTTGGCGATGCGTCCGTGGAAAACGCCCTTCAGGCAGCGCCGGATTTTCTCTTGAGCTTGGAGGAAGCCCGGACGGTTCTGCAAGAGGTCTCCACTGCCGTGGGGGGATGGAGGCGGGTCGCACAGAACGTCGGGCTCGGTTCCCAGGAGATCGACCGGATGGCGTCGGCTTTCGGCCACGGCCTGCCTGCGCGCGCGGACCAGGATGAAGGGCCGAGGCCGTAACCCCGTCATTTGGAAAATGGTTCATGATCAGCCGGTTGGCTGCATGCTTACATGGATTGATCCGAGACCTTGACAGAATCAGCCGAAGTGAATAGACATCAAACAACGACGTGCCGGACACTTGCAGTGTTCCACGTCGAATTGTGCCCCATGCCACATCCCGGCGAACAATTTGGCCGCGGATCGACCATGGGGCGATTTTTTATATTCACCCACAGCCCAAAGGAGGGCCCCATGGCAGCCAAACGAGTCTGCTTCATCGTCGATGGCGGGTTTGTCAGAAAACGCTTCAAATTCCTGTCCCCCTCCACGCTTTTTTCCGGTCCGTTTCTTCTCGACTACTGTCGCAAGCACCTCCGGCAGGATGAAGAGCTGCTCCGCGTCTTTTTTTACGACGCCGAGCCCTTCAGCCAAAAATTGTTGCACCCACTGACGGACATGACGATTGATTACTCCCAAACCACAGTGGCGAAAGAAGCGCATGCCCTGTTTGAGTCCTTGCGGAAGACTCCCCATGTGGTCCTTCGCCTGGGGTTTCTCACTTGGAATAGAAGGTGGAAGGCCTCTTGGGATAATACAGTCAAACCGATCCTCATGGGAACCCGGGATCTTGCGGCGAATCCGCTGGTCCCCTCAGAAAAAAGGGGGATCGCTCCGGAGCTGACCCAGAAGGCCGTGGACGTCTACCTGGGGCTTGATATCGCCAGCATTTCAATCAGGAAGACCGCGGATGTTCTCGTCATTCTGGCCGGTGACTCGGACATCGCCCCGGTGGTTCGTTGTGCGCGTGAGGAAGGGCTTCAGGTCCGGCTTGACTCGCTTTGGCAGAACATCCGTCCTGAGCTGGAGCAGGAATTGGACGAGGTCGTGACCTTTACCTGCAAGCCCGCCTTGGTTCATCCCGGCGCCCGGCCTGGGCGGCTCACCAGGGACGAGGATGGGGAGTATCCCTGCGGGACGACGGGGCCAGCCAAACCCTGAGCCATGAAGACCCAGGGCCGGCGGAATTCCGCCGGCCCCGGTTGTGTTTCGAGGCCTCCCACTCCCACTCTGTTTGTTCTTCCTTCAACTCGGGGCAGGGCCTCCCTCGGGCGGCATGGCGGCCCGGATCCGGGCCGCCAGAAACTCCCCGAAGGGCCGGATGTCCCGGTCCACGCTGGCGACTTCCAGCGCGGCCATGTACGCTTGCCGATCCTCCACCTTGATCACGGTCCAGGGATAGCCTCCGGACGCCAACATGGCGTTCATGAGGAACCTGGCCATGCGGCCGTTGCCGTCCAGGTAGGGGTGGATGAAGCCGACGGCCCAGTGCCCGAGGGTGGCGCGGACGCCGGCGTGCTCCTCATGCTCGAGGAGGCTGAAAAGCCCCTCCATGGCCCCGGCCACCTGTCGCCATTCCGGGGGGACATGTCGCGAGCCGGAGATGAAGACCTGGCTCGTCCGGAAGCCCGCCAAGGCCGCGGCGTCGAACTTTCCGGCCTGGGCGAAGGGCTGGAACATTTCCCGATACCAGGAGCGGAAGCCATTCCGTGGCACGGTTCCGGCCGGTTCGCCGGCGAAGATGGACCCGAGCGACTCCCGGACCTTCTGGAACGCCTGCCAGTAGCCCCTGGCGGCCAGGGCGTCGCGGTTTTTGCGATCCTCTTCCCGGTTCTCGGGATCCCAGTCACCACCGCAGACCCGCTCGATCAGCTCGGGCGTGACGCGGAAGCCCTCGATGGAAAGCGAGTGGTAGGAGTCCGTCTTGTAGACCTCGTCGACGTCCGCGAGGTACGCATCGGCATCCTCGGGCAGCCCCGGAGGCTCCGGAAGGATCTCGAGCAGCGGAACCCTCATGTCCGCCCAGATCTGCTCCAGACGCGCCCGCACGGGCGTCGAGCCCTCGGGCAGGTGCGCCAGGGAGTTCTTCAGCTTGTCTTGATAACTGTCCATGGTTCCGCCTAAAGCATTTTTCGTATTCAACGCTGCACTGTGGATAGTTTATTATGTGCCACGTTGTTCAGTCAATTTCGCTTCTTCAGGCGTGGAATTCAGGCGGTTGGGATGTCCGAAGAGGTTGACGCATCCAATTCTAGACTATATTGTGTCCAAAAAAGGACGGAAATACCATGCCGCTTCCACAGCCTGCCCGGCCTGCCGGCAAGTACGACATCTCTCCCTTGGTGGATCTCTCCGACAAGGAGAACCGCGCCCGGCTGTCGCCCTCGGCCCTCAAGGCCTTCTTCAACATCCTCGCCCGGTGGAATGTAGGCGAGGATGATGGTCTGCAGCTTTTGGGCGGCATCTCCAGGGGGCGGTTCTACACCCTGAAGAAGAACCCCGCTGGCGTCCTGGACCAGGACAAGCTCCAGAGGGTTTCCCTGCTGGTGGGCATCTTCAAGGCCCTCAACATCCTCCATTCGGAGCAGCTGGCGGACGCCTGGGTCAGTCTGCCCAACAAGAACCGGATCTTCGCCGGGCAGACGCCCCTGCAGCTCATGGTCAAGGGCGGCTTGCCCAGCATGCTCGTGGTGCGCAGGCTGCTGGACGCCCGCAGGGGCGGAGTCTGAAATGCGTGCGCCGGAGATAACGGAACTATCCGTCAAGGATACGCACCGGCTCATCCCGGCCAAGTATCTGGACGAGGATGACAGCGTCCTGTGCCGGATCGCGGAGGATCAGAAGCACCTGGAGGACATTTTCGCACTGGACCACGCCACCAACGACCGTCTGGCCGGAGAGAACAATCTACTGCCGGGCATCGGCCTGGACGAACTCGTCACAAATATCCCCGGCTTCCGGATCATCAACGCCTCGTTCTGCCATGCCCATCCCCAGGGAAGCCGATTCAACGGCCCGGATCGGGGAGCTTGGTACGCGGGCGTTGAATCCGACACGGCCCTGGCCGAAGTCATGTTCCACCGGGAGCAGCAATACCTGGAAATCGACTGGAGCGAGCCTGACGAAGTAGTCTATGACGACTGCCTGGCCAATTTCGACACGGCCTTCCATGACATCCGCAATTCCGAGGAGTTCAAGGAGTGTCTGAACCCGGACAGTTACGTGGCCTCTCAGTCCCTGGCCGCCGTACTCTTGGATACGGGTTCTGCCGGGATTGTCTATCCCAGCGTGCGTCTGCGGGGCGGGACCTGCCTCGTCTGTTTCCGGCCTGCCCTGGTGAACAATGTGCGCAAAGGGACACGGCGTACCATCAAGTGGGATGGAAAGAGACTTTTCGCCTGAGCCCCGTGCTAGATCCTGCGAGAGGCCGTCAGGTCGGCCAGGCGATGGAGGCCTCTGGCTACCCGTCTACAAGGCTGGAAAGCCCGTCCGTGAGGGAAAAACAGGCTAAATTCCTTGGGAAAGCATGGTATCTCAGTGTGTTCATAAAAAAGGTGGCGCCTTTATCAGATTGTTTCGTACAAATCAATTGACTGGATGCAAAAAGTGTTGATATACATACGGCGTCGTTTCGCCAGATCAACATCTTTTGAACAACACCCGCCACGCTTAATTCTTTCTGTGATGGGAGGATGCGGACCAGGGCGGGTTTTCTTTTGTCCGGCGAGGCCCCCTGAATGAGCTGCGGAAAGCTTGTTTTCACGAAGCCGGCGCTGTCCATCCCGGACCAAGCCGCACTCCTGCAAAGCCGTGGGTTGAGCATCCCCGATCCGGCCCGGGTCCAGCGGTACCTTTCTTTCATCGGCTATTACCGGCTCGCCATCTACGGCCAGCCATACCAGGTGCATGGGGACCCTGGCCACCACTTTCAACCTGGCGTTAGCTTCGACGATGTCCTTAGGCTCTACATCTTCGATCGCGAGCTTCGGCTCCACGTCATGGACGCCGTGGAGCGCATCGAGGTTGCCCTCCGCACCGTGATCAACAACCACATGGCCCTCAAATATGGGGCCATGTGGTATACCGAGGCCAGGCTCTTCGACGCCAAGTTTGATCATGCGGATCTGATGAACCGGATCCGCGTCGAGACCGGAGCGCCAGGCTCCGGCCGCAACGGTGACGCCTTCTGCATCGCCTACTACAAAAAGTACTGTGCGCCGTCACTGCCGCCCTGCTGGATGGTCGGCGAGGTGCTGTCCATGGGCACCTGGTCCCGCATCTTCCAGGGCATCAAGGATCGCGCGGACAGAATCGCGATCGCGGACACCATCGGGATCATGAGCCCCACCCTGATCAGCTGGCTCCGGGCCGTGTCCTACACTCGCAACATCTGCGCACATCACGGCTTGCTCTGGAATCGGACTTTCACCATCAAGCCCCGCCTGGAAGGGCCGCTTGCCGGCATCCCTATCACCCATTTTTATGCCCAGGCCTTGGTCATCAAGCAGCTCATCGGGCGACTGACCACCGCGTCTCGTTGGAAGGACCGGCTTAAAAATCTGGTTGATGCCTGCCCCAGACCCATCATAGAGATGGGCTTCCCTGCCGCTTGGTGGACCAGCCCGATCTGGACAAAGCCCCACTGACCACCCGGATGGACGGTTGGCCCCGGCCATGACAGCCCGAGACGTCGAGTCCGCGCTGCTTTCCCGCTGCGCCGCCGTCGCGCGTGGGGACGCCGCGCCCAAGGCGCTGGATCAGCGCGAGGCCAACGTGTTCCGTGTGGCCTCGATGATCGTCTGGACGCGGTTCCCGTCAGAATCCCAGCTTCTGGAACAGGTGAGCGCTGAATACTTCGCCGAGCATCCGGATGCAAAGCTGCCCTCGGAAGAAGTTGTCAGAAACGGTTGGGTCACGAGCCTGCCCCGTCTGCGCGACATGTTGGAGCCCATGCTCCGGAGGTCTTGAGACCATGGCGTCGAACCGGAAATTTCACACCCGCACGGCCCTGGCCAGCGGACTGCGCGAGCTGCTCAAAAGGGTCGCTCTGGCTCGCCAGAAAGAAACGGCGTGGCTCGCTCCAGAATGACGTCCCAGCGCTTGGAGTGCATTCGTTTCATTTTCCCGGGGCAGGGCTATAGCTCGATCTCTTCCAGGTTGAGAGGTACGATCTGCTGCCGCACCGGATCCTGCGAGGGCTCGTCGAACCGCAGCTGGTGCTTGACGTAGTGGAGCATGGCCCGCCGGACCCGGAAGATGGCCTCTCTACGCCCAGGTGGGCGTGAATTTCCAGTCCGGAGCCTTGGCAAAGGTACTTGCCGCAATTTCGCAGGCGTCTGTGACGCTATCCGCCGGGTCGAGATTTTCCAGCCTTTCGCCGGTCGCCTGGTCGACCCAGACATACACGTTTCCTCTTTTTTCCAGCCCGGCCCGGATTTGCCGCTTTTCTTCAGGATGAAAGAACGTGAATGACCGTGGCCGGCTTGTTGCCTGC of Desulfovibrio aminophilus contains these proteins:
- a CDS encoding type II toxin-antitoxin system HipA family toxin, which codes for MSRGKFTPIRTLTVGIRFGAGEVPVGRLAWIDRRILFEFDKAFPVEKLNPSPFKLQPAPGTSVIPGPERLFEGLHGVFNDSLPDGWGRLLMDRKLREAGIQPADLTPLDRLAWVADRGMGALVYHPEHSALGQPPEGNALDLDQLALDARLVLEDDTHVVIDHLLRVGGSPGGARPKALLGRSPDGGRLVHGEEDLPEGYEHWLVKFGAREDPPDMGAMEQAYADMAREAGVVMPETALFPSERGPGYFGMKRFDRGPGGARVHMLSLSGLLDADNRIPSVGYVELLKATRFLTRRQNEVEQVFTRMVFNVFAHNRDDHPRNHSFLMNEAGEWSVSPAYDVVFSSGPGGEHALAVGQEGRAPGEKDILAVADATGVSRKTAKACIERVRAATAQWQRHADLHGVSPEMKAAVTERLAQ
- a CDS encoding helix-turn-helix transcriptional regulator gives rise to the protein MNNNFLSPADICHDLAIRARSARLAANLSQAGLAERAGVSLGSLRRFESSGAASLELVARVALALKAEDGFAALFKPQVYTTLDEALNTSTSRKRGRKK
- a CDS encoding helix-turn-helix domain-containing protein; translated protein: MTSRATMCINILKQIKDAHMQPKEQPAAQEAVARKIRSQPPLAVRQSIRRFGQDLRLARLRRRLPVELVAARARIHRTTLTKVEKGDPSVAIGTYASVLFALGLGTPLASLVESREDQAGLLLEEERLPRRIRRPKAKGGGA
- a CDS encoding type II toxin-antitoxin system HipA family toxin, with protein sequence MSREILVFINLAGVDHRVGTLWAHAGKGRESATFEYAADWRASPLRFSLDPALAVGEGQFQTPAGRALFGAIGDSAPDTWGRALLRRRENHLAKAEKRAARALLEVDFLLLVDDALRGGALRFKEKADGAFSAHGGQVPPLLRLGDMLAASDRVVAEQETSEDLRLLLEPGASLGGARPKASVLDAEGRLHIAKFPKSGDPYDVPRWEEVVLRLAENAGIRVAKHRLENVAGRHVLLVQRFDRDDAGNRIPYLSAMSMLGAEDGQSRSYFEIVESLYEYGAEPERDTSELWRRMVFNILVSNVDDHLRNHGFLHVGAEGWELAPAFDLEITPADIKNPVNHQTSILPGAVGDASVENALQAAPDFLLSLEEARTVLQEVSTAVGGWRRVAQNVGLGSQEIDRMASAFGHGLPARADQDEGPRP
- a CDS encoding NYN domain-containing protein — protein: MAAKRVCFIVDGGFVRKRFKFLSPSTLFSGPFLLDYCRKHLRQDEELLRVFFYDAEPFSQKLLHPLTDMTIDYSQTTVAKEAHALFESLRKTPHVVLRLGFLTWNRRWKASWDNTVKPILMGTRDLAANPLVPSEKRGIAPELTQKAVDVYLGLDIASISIRKTADVLVILAGDSDIAPVVRCAREEGLQVRLDSLWQNIRPELEQELDEVVTFTCKPALVHPGARPGRLTRDEDGEYPCGTTGPAKP
- a CDS encoding Fic family protein, encoding MDSYQDKLKNSLAHLPEGSTPVRARLEQIWADMRVPLLEILPEPPGLPEDADAYLADVDEVYKTDSYHSLSIEGFRVTPELIERVCGGDWDPENREEDRKNRDALAARGYWQAFQKVRESLGSIFAGEPAGTVPRNGFRSWYREMFQPFAQAGKFDAAALAGFRTSQVFISGSRHVPPEWRQVAGAMEGLFSLLEHEEHAGVRATLGHWAVGFIHPYLDGNGRMARFLMNAMLASGGYPWTVIKVEDRQAYMAALEVASVDRDIRPFGEFLAARIRAAMPPEGGPAPS
- a CDS encoding antitoxin Xre-like helix-turn-helix domain-containing protein, with amino-acid sequence MPLPQPARPAGKYDISPLVDLSDKENRARLSPSALKAFFNILARWNVGEDDGLQLLGGISRGRFYTLKKNPAGVLDQDKLQRVSLLVGIFKALNILHSEQLADAWVSLPNKNRIFAGQTPLQLMVKGGLPSMLVVRRLLDARRGGV
- a CDS encoding RES family NAD+ phosphorylase, which encodes MRAPEITELSVKDTHRLIPAKYLDEDDSVLCRIAEDQKHLEDIFALDHATNDRLAGENNLLPGIGLDELVTNIPGFRIINASFCHAHPQGSRFNGPDRGAWYAGVESDTALAEVMFHREQQYLEIDWSEPDEVVYDDCLANFDTAFHDIRNSEEFKECLNPDSYVASQSLAAVLLDTGSAGIVYPSVRLRGGTCLVCFRPALVNNVRKGTRRTIKWDGKRLFA
- a CDS encoding Abi family protein; protein product: MSCGKLVFTKPALSIPDQAALLQSRGLSIPDPARVQRYLSFIGYYRLAIYGQPYQVHGDPGHHFQPGVSFDDVLRLYIFDRELRLHVMDAVERIEVALRTVINNHMALKYGAMWYTEARLFDAKFDHADLMNRIRVETGAPGSGRNGDAFCIAYYKKYCAPSLPPCWMVGEVLSMGTWSRIFQGIKDRADRIAIADTIGIMSPTLISWLRAVSYTRNICAHHGLLWNRTFTIKPRLEGPLAGIPITHFYAQALVIKQLIGRLTTASRWKDRLKNLVDACPRPIIEMGFPAAWWTSPIWTKPH